A region of the Silene latifolia isolate original U9 population chromosome 9, ASM4854445v1, whole genome shotgun sequence genome:
AGAGCTTTTAAATAGATTGAAGGAAATGAGGAAGAATAACGAAGATGCAAAAGGCAAGGGCAATAAGATAAAAGCCAAGGATAATGTTGTTGAGAAGGACAATACTGTGGAACAAGAAATAACAAAGGCAGAAGGTCCGCCAAAAGAGAAGCCCAATGTTCAAACAAAAGCCAAGGAGGATGCTACTAGAATGCCAACAATTAACACAGAAATACCCATTCTTCGCAAATCTCCAATCAGAAGGTAAAAACCAAAAACCCGACTTTTATATTTCTGATATACAATCATAGCATTACGTTTCTGCTTTTATTTGAAACAGACACAAAGGTAAAAATTTCACATAGAACCATAACATGGCATTTCATTTTTACAAGGCTACGAATCCAAacaagatggtgaagatgatgcgAAACACCCACAATCCAAAGACAAACGATCAAGACAACGCAAACCCTAATAATAGAGGAAGAGGGAGaggtagaggtagaggaagaggaCAAAAGTAGGGCTAGGAATGTAATGCTGGTAGGGCAGACATGTGATATTGTTCCAGGAGTTGTGTGATATTGTTGTAGATACAATGGTAGGAAAtagaacttttttttttatcaactcttagtaaactgtgatattgtttcaggaGTTGGGTGATACTTTGCTTAAGTTGTTGTGATATTAGTTCTCAGTAATAATAACAGCAGTCAAGGttcttaaaatatttttctctttgatattgttttggtacccagtgtgatattgtttcgtaAACATGTTGATATTGTTGTATTTATTCTCTAAAATAAATCAGGGGGTAGGGTTTGAAAATTCCTTTTTAGTTGGATAAGTTGTGATATTATTGCACTCACTGGTTGATATTATTGCACTCACTGGTTGATATTGTCTAGTATGTACTGTGATATTTCAAGGGTTTGACAAAGTATAACttctttttgtttgaaaattgtgaTATTATTGCACTCAGTGGTTGATATTGTCTAGTTTGTACTGTGATATTTCAATCATATTTTTGTAATATTGTTTCCTAAAAACATCCAATTGTAGTGGTAATATTTATGAATACTGGTGATATTGTTTCACTTGAAATGTGATATTCCTTAGAAGTATTGTACAAtataatacaatataataaaatacgtATACAAGCAAGTgtaatgttgtgatattgtttaactaTTATGATGATATTGTTTTTGTATCAACTGTGATAAACCTTCAAATGAGGTGGGATAGTATTTAATAATGGAAACAAAACGACATTAGTAATTATGCGGTTTTTATAACGTTGATACTCAAAATGGAAAGAATACAAAATTGATGCCATTTGGAATGACATACAAGAAAAAATTAAATAGTATAAACAATGAAAGTTCGATTCTGAAAGTTGATGATGTTAAATAAACTTCCTCAGCATGCAGAAGCCCTTAATCACTATCAACAAGTGAAGAAATCGCAAAACAAAGACAAAAAAAAGAACATAACGTTAGTAAGAAGTTTGACAAAGTATAACTTCTTTTTTATCAACTTCAagtaactgtgatattgtttcaagggTTGAATGATATTATGTTTTAGTTGTTGTGATATTAATACTCGGGAACAACAACGAGTGGCTAAGGATATAAAAAACCTTTTGTTGTTTGATATTGTTGGGGTACATCTTTGTGATATTTTTGAATACACGTGTTGATATTGTTTGGTTGATTCTGAAAATAGATAGGGATTTAAAATTGATAAATGTTGCAAGTGACAAGTGATATTGTTATTAaattattgtgatattgtttcaaagtaGACACCTTTTAATATTTGGATGATATTGTCTACAATCAAGTGTATATTCTGATAGTGGTTAACAAGGTAATCGATATTATTTACCATGGAATGTGATATTTTTAGTGTGGACTCGATATTGTTTATCGGGTCACACTTCAAAGAATCGTGGTATAGCAAACGTAAAACTGGTATAATAAAAGGTGTAAGACAAATTACTTACATCGGATTCATGATCAAACGAGTGTTGTGATGTATCAACAATTTGGATTAGAGCAATTCCGCTTATCATgatgtgccatttgtttacaatTATTGCAAAATCTTTTCGGCTTTTGTGCCTTTGCAAAGATGATCTTTCTTGGACATCAACCTCTTGCCAGTACCCTTGTTTTATGATTGAACAGGAGGTAGTATACGGACCTCAGATGAAGACTTAACCCCAAGGAGCATCTCCAACTCTTCTttgtttagtcaatttttcaaagCACTGAGACTTGAAATTTTGTCTAAATGTCTTGATAATGAAGTCAGTTCATTTATGTGATTTTCAGGCAGAGATTTGAGCAGTGTTAATGTTGAGTAGAATTCAGACCAGACAGTCGAAATCTGAAGCTTAGTGACATCCGACGAAGTAAAATCATCCAACTATTGACCGTGAGCATCATACAAGGGCATTTTTTTAGTGTTCTTTGTCCACCCTCGAGAAGATACTTATCGGGTATCTTTTTGATCCCTTTACCGATAATATCCGGATGATGTGTTTACATATGTAGCCCTTCCTCTCAAACGAGCTTGCGGGAACATGTTGCATCAAATGTTGAAGGATTAAATGCGATGTGTAAGTCTTATTGAAGATAGAATCTTCAACTTCTAGGAACCTTGTACTGCCCTCCCTTGAAGAATCACCAGTACTACATGAGTTTAGATAATCAACGCACTGCTGTTGGAATTCATAAAAGAGAGCGTGCGTATAAACAGTCGATGCATGAACCTCAAGGctaagaagggttttggtttgagGTAGGGAGTGATCACTATCTCTGTCAAGAGATGTTTGGGTGTAGCGTTGCTGATCCATAGCACTTTGAAagcgcatccaaaactcaacaagtGTGCCATGAGGATTCTCAAATCGCTTAAAGAAGCTGTTTGCGCTCTCAGAGCGTTGCGTTGTTCTTAAAAGACAACCAAGAGAAATATCACGATAATACGCCGGAATCCAACGTTGCCGCCTGGAAAACAGATATTGCAACCATGTATTATCTTCCAATTGAAACTCACTGATCAACGAACACCCCCTCTCTTGAAGTCGAAGGCTCTAACTCGAATCCCAAACAACGAGAACTGGACGAGTGACGAAGTCGATCTCTTTGGTCAATGTCGTGCCTACCTTTTCGGTAATTTCTTCataatatgccacatgcaatagcGATGGGCGGCGCAATCGAAAAAAAGCGGCAGGGACTGCAATTTTCATAGCAGGACATTGATCGGTAAAAAAGCAATGGGGTTCCTTCCCACCCATACAATctaaaaattttgtgaaaatccatTTAAAATTCTGGTCATTCTCCCTAGACATAAGCGAAGCGCCAAAAGTGACGGACTTCTTGTGATGATCAACACCAGTAAAGGGAGCAAAGATCATGTCGTACTTATTAGTTGAATAGGTTGGGTCAAAAGTCACCGCCTCACCGTATAAAGCGTAATTACGACGTCTTTCGCATCACCCAAAATACACGAAACAAACACTTATTCTCGATCAATATCATAAGCAAAATAAAAACCTTCCGGGTTTCATGAAGGTGTTCAACTGGTCTACAAACATTTGAGCATCCTTAAGACCTATAAAACACTTGATTTCCCTTCCAAAATTCTTAAACTCAGTCAAAGAAGCTCCAATATTTTCATAGCCATCAACATATTCCTTGACGGACCTGAAAGTAGAGGTTGGGCCAATATTAACCTTGCAATTATCAACGATGGTTTGTTTATGTTGCAAAGCAAGGTTCCTACATTTTTTCTGAAATTCTCTATACTTGAGTGGAGAGAGACGGTGGTTATGGGAAGCATGAAACTGATCAACAACAAAgaatggcacttgaacttggtcAATTTCTTTAATAACAAATCTAAAGAAAATCCTAGCTTTACAACCAATCCTAGTAACCTTAGTCTTCTTCAGATTAGAGGCCTTGACCATTGGCTCCTCCTCCTCACCAGTAATGGGTAATATTGTCGGCTTAGAATCCCTAAATCCTTCCCGGTGACACACAATCAATTTTGTCCTAATATCTCCACTACTACGAAACCTTTTCGTTGAAGATTTCCTTGGTTCAAAACCACATGCTATTGCATAAGTCTCATAAAACTGTATACCCTCGTCTAACGTAGCAAAAGTTTGTCCTATTGTAGGTGTAAATTCAGTTGCAATATTTTTGACCCACTCTTCAGAACCTCCAGGCGTCACCATCAAAGAAAGACGATTCCCAGCATGCACCTCATCAACGTCTATGCATTGTGGAGAAGGAACAGGTACCACAAGGACAACAAAAGTATTTTCTACAGTAAGAGAAGTTGAGTAAACAAATTATAACAAATATAACTAGATTATAACAAGACTATGATATTGTGAAGGAATGCATGTGATATTGTGCAACATAAAACGTGATACTGatgaatataaaataaatacgcaACTGTATTGTAGCCTATGATACTGTGACGGAATACATGTGATATTCTGgagcataacatgtgatacaaATATAACAAATATAACTAGATCATAACAAACTATGATATTGTGAAGGAATGCATGTGATATTGTGCAACATAAAATGTGATACTGATGAATATAAAACAAATACGCAACCGTATTGCAGCCTATGATACTTTGAAGGAATACATATGATATTCTGaagcataacatgtgatacaaATGCATAGAAACTGATTACAAGTCATGTACTGCAACATATGATATTGTAAAGGACTCAATGTGATATTCTGaagcataacatgtgatactaaTGCACAAAAAGTAGTTGCGAGTCATGTACTAAAGCCTATGATATTGTAAAGGACTCAATGTGATATTGTATAAGGGAAACTGATTCTAATGAGCAGTAATCAGGCAAACAAAAACTACAAAATGTGATACTTTTCAGAATTAGTTATGATACTGTACTGAATAAAAAGTGATACAAAAGGAAACTGTTAAATAACGATTTAAACGTGAAGTAAACACAAGCAGTGaatgcaaaataaacttgatgattAACAAAACAGACAATGAGTACATTATTTGTTATACGTCAATTAGAAGATGAAAAAAACAGAGATTAAATTTTAACGCAACAAAAATAGCAAAAACTACATGTTGAATAAAGTATATAACCAGTACATGATTTTAATACATAAAATAGCACGAATGGATGAATACGTGACTGATGTTGATGAATTATAACATCAATTATAACAAAAAACCAGTAATTATACAACGAATTCAGTCGAAGATACAATAACAATTAAACATCGTGCAATAAAACAGGAAAACAGAATGaaaaaattaaaacataaaaataaagaagCATAAAACGATGAATTACCTGACATTGAATATGTTAAAACTGAAGAAAAAATAGATGAAGACGAATGATGAAGAAAAAGTGAAGGAGAATAAGCAATCGAGACGAATTTTGAAGAAATCATTTGGAAATCAATCACGGATGATGATGAACACGGTGAAGATGATGGCGAGAGCGAAGAAGACAACTACGCGCGAAAAATTGATTGGCGTGAGAATGAAGAGTGTGATTGCggaagagagagagaagagagagaaagtaaatGAATTCAAATGGTGAATTTGAGCTGATAATAGGGTTTATATAACAACTTTAGGAAATTACGAAAATACCCTTACTAATAGCTTGATATAAAGCAGTATTGTTATGACTCATGTGTGATATTTtcgatggactcatggactcaaataattaggtaggactcatgtgatcctaattatatatatatatatatatatatatatatatatatatatatatatatatatatatatatatatatatatatatatatatatatatatatatatatacatatatatatatatatatatatatatatatatatacatatatatatatatatatatatatatatacatatatatatatatatataccttacTAAAATATGGGTAAGGCAAGTTACTATTCCTAGTGAATTGTAACTATGCACATCACTTTGCTCATTTCTCCTTCAAAGCTCAGCGTTTTGATCCCTCTCATTCGTGCTTACCTCCTCTCCCCTCAATTATTCTCACTCTCAAAATCTCCTGCATTAACATCGATCTCTCACCTCTCAATCTCTCATCTTTTCTACTTTCTATTTCCATATCTCTAGAACTCTCTCCACAATCACTCTCTCTACAATATCAAATGAGTTtctctctaattttcatctttcaACGATGTCTACAAAAATGGAAACGGAAAGAAGGCGCCAGATCATTGATTGTATTTTTTACAAAACTCACCTTTTACTCTAAACCCAGATCGAATCGAATGGAAAAGgttacttttttttcatctatgTTTGTTGAAACGTATTATTATTTGGGGGTTTAGTTACAAAAGAGCTTTATGTTAATTATCATTCTCTTTAAGGGTTCGGTTGAGAATATTGATTTTTATTCCAAGGAATGTAATACCCATTATACTGATTGGTAAATTTTTCGTTGTTTACTTCATAATAGGTCATTGGGATGGCTTGCAATATCCTCATCATCATGGATGAGTGTAGCGAGTCTGGTCCAAGACGGTATCGGGTGTGGACCAACCCAAATCTGTAAGTATACCTAATTTACTGTATGTGGGTAGTGAGTTGGTCTCATTTGTAAAAGACAGTTTAAGCGAAATGCTTGTTTCGGATGATGATTGGAGGCTAGGGATTAGGGAGGCAAATTCACATATTAGTACCCCGGACAAAGGCTCAAACACAAACAGACTCTTATTACAATGATCTTTCATGCTTATTTAGGTACACACTAGGGATTAGGGAGgcaagttcacatattagtaccTCAGACAAAGGTTCAAGAGGGACTCTTCGGACAACATTTATACATTTTGGAGCTTTGAGGGCATCAAGGATCTGAGTTGTGTATTGAGGTAGttgatatttttttattttatgcaTTTTCAAATTTCCTTATCCACATTGCTTGTGAGTTATATAAATGGTTATAAAGATGTCTGTATAGAATTGATCAAATGTGAATCCTTAGAGCTAAATTTAAAGAATTTAATGACATGCTTCACATCCTGATTTGTGTTCTATTGCTCCTAATTTTCATCTGTTGAAGATTTGAGACTTTGCACTTAAAATCTTATAGTCAATAAAGAAGTAGCCATTAACCGATAACATTAGTCATTCTTCAATAAAGAAGATACGAAAGTGTATTAATGATATAAACAAGAAAATGTAGCTTTTAACTTCACAACCCACACATGTTGATTGATGTTGGTGAGGGTGAAATGACCATGGTTTATTAACAAGAGTCTCTCAGGTTAAATCCTAAACCTTTGAAAAGGTAGCTGCCGGGCTGtaaaagaggaaatgaaaaggCACAATAGGCAACATACTTGATTTTCAATGCTTGTATGGTATATACCGTACTTTTTGACTCTTGTAAAATGTTTAAGCACAAAACTTCATATGGTACAGTCATATGTGAGACTGAAATTATGAGACGAATCAAGTAACCAGGTAATTAGTTGAGAGGTGCGTAAGTATAGGGGTTGGTCTTAAATGCGACACCGTCTCAAACAAGACTTGCTGATGTGTGAATGTGATTGGTAGTGATGCTGACCGTGGAGGCTGAGGTTGCATTTGGTCTTGGTAAATTTGACCTGACTTATCACGAAGTCCAAGCTAGAATTGAAAAAGCTTTGGATGTTGTGGGAATGCCTGATTGCTCACAGGTACGTCTCTGGTATAAGATAATGCTGCTAAAATACATATGATCAAAGATTTGCACCAAATGAGTCAAATGGTTGATGAATAGAGAGCAGTTCAGACTCTCAGT
Encoded here:
- the LOC141600956 gene encoding uncharacterized protein LOC141600956; this encodes MSENTFVVLVVPVPSPQCIDVDEVHAGNRLSLMVTPGGSEEWVKNIATEFTPTIGQTFATLDEGIQFYETYAIACGFEPRKSSTKRFRSSGDIRTKLIVCHREGFRDSKPTILPITGEEEEPMVKASNLKKTKVTRIGCKARIFFRFVIKEIDQVQVPFFVVDQFHASHNHRLSPLKYREFQKKCRNLALQHKQTIVDNCKVNIGPTSTFRSVKEYVDGYENIGASLTEFKNFGREIKCFIGLKDAQMFVDQLNTFMKPGRRQRWIPAYYRDISLGCLLRTTQRSESANSFFKRFENPHGTLVEFWMRFQSAMDQQRYTQTSLDRDSDHSLPQTKTLLSLEVHASTVYTHALFYEFQQQCVDYLNSCSTGDSSREGSTRFLEVEDSIFNKTYTSHLILQHLMQHVPASSFERKGYICKHIIRILSVKGSKRYPISIFSRVDKEH
- the LOC141599676 gene encoding ABC transporter I family member 10-like, which codes for MLTVEAEVAFGLGKFDLTYHEVQARIEKALDVVGMPDCSQRAVQTLSTVANTGALIEACKSLLLEELTTFLDEIDQLKLLFSLSFKNNANSS